From Macaca mulatta isolate MMU2019108-1 chromosome 1, T2T-MMU8v2.0, whole genome shotgun sequence, the proteins below share one genomic window:
- the TMEM275 gene encoding transmembrane protein 275 isoform X1 has product MSPGLARGGSWQLGCSGPAAIGSLMRVRRAQADAAGRKEQGTTGPGARGTRPGPGAGPAVACAVLRLRSVRAAGWPERDAGGRLRLLPARAQPAARGGAGAAGASARLLRGLLRGGGRAGPVALEMESSERTAQDTTAVQLSPAVSAASSGRSSPGPSTLALEAPAPVAVCALRSEGVQLNPPQERAAP; this is encoded by the exons ATGAGTCCAG GACTAGCGCGAGGCGGCTCCTGGCAATTGGGCTGTTCCGGGCCGGCGGCAATAGGGAGCTTGATGCGTGTCCGCCGTGCGCAGGCCGATGCCGCCGGCAGAAAAGAGCAAGGGACCACCGGTCCTGGCGCCCGCGGAACGCGCCCGGGGCCGGGGGCCGGGCCTGCAGTCGCCTGCGCTGTGCTGCGCCTGCGGTCTGTGCGCGCTGCTGGCTGGCCTGAACGTGACGCTGGCGGGCGCCTTCGCCTCCTTCCTGCCCGGGCACAACCCGCTGCTCGTGGTGGGGCCGGGGCTGCTGGTGCTAGCGCTCGGCTTCTTCGCGGCCTGCTGCGT GGGGGCGGCCGCGCCGGGCCCGTGGCGCTAGAGATGGAGAGCAGCGAGCGCACAGCACAGGACACCACAGCAGTGCAGCTGAGCCCTGCAGTCTCAGCCGCGTCCTCCGGCCGCTCCAGCCCCGGCCCCAGCACCCTCGCCTTGGAGGCCCCGGCGCCCGTGGCCGTCTGCGCGCTGCGCTCGGAAGGGGTCCAGCTCAACCCGCCCCAGGAGCGGGCCGCCCCCTAG
- the TMEM275 gene encoding transmembrane protein 275 isoform X2, which produces MPPAEKSKGPPVLAPAERARGRGPGLQSPALCCACGLCALLAGLNVTLAGAFASFLPGHNPLLVVGPGLLVLALGFFAACCVCSRRGPAPGARSAAAVGPGQGGGRAGPVALEMESSERTAQDTTAVQLSPAVSAASSGRSSPGPSTLALEAPAPVAVCALRSEGVQLNPPQERAAP; this is translated from the coding sequence ATGCCGCCGGCAGAAAAGAGCAAGGGACCACCGGTCCTGGCGCCCGCGGAACGCGCCCGGGGCCGGGGGCCGGGCCTGCAGTCGCCTGCGCTGTGCTGCGCCTGCGGTCTGTGCGCGCTGCTGGCTGGCCTGAACGTGACGCTGGCGGGCGCCTTCGCCTCCTTCCTGCCCGGGCACAACCCGCTGCTCGTGGTGGGGCCGGGGCTGCTGGTGCTAGCGCTCGGCTTCTTCGCGGCCTGCTGCGTGTGTAGCCGCCGGGGCCCCGCGCCCGGCGCGCGCTCGGCGGCCGCGGTGGGCCCTGGCCAGGGGGGCGGCCGCGCCGGGCCCGTGGCGCTAGAGATGGAGAGCAGCGAGCGCACAGCACAGGACACCACAGCAGTGCAGCTGAGCCCTGCAGTCTCAGCCGCGTCCTCCGGCCGCTCCAGCCCCGGCCCCAGCACCCTCGCCTTGGAGGCCCCGGCGCCCGTGGCCGTCTGCGCGCTGCGCTCGGAAGGGGTCCAGCTCAACCCGCCCCAGGAGCGGGCCGCCCCCTAG